One genomic segment of Aquipluma nitroreducens includes these proteins:
- a CDS encoding helix-turn-helix domain-containing protein, with translation MATKDDYTIQQLESLAKRLREVRKARGFSNYEQFAFENEIPRAQYGRYEKGHDLRFSSLIKILKAMDISLKDFFNDGFDEK, from the coding sequence ATGGCAACTAAAGATGATTATACTATTCAACAGCTTGAAAGCCTTGCTAAAAGGCTGCGAGAAGTCAGAAAAGCAAGAGGTTTTTCCAACTATGAACAGTTCGCCTTTGAAAATGAAATACCCAGAGCTCAGTATGGCAGATATGAAAAAGGACATGATCTACGTTTTAGTAGTTTGATTAAAATTTTGAAAGCAATGGATATTTCATTGAAGGATTTCTTTAATGACGGGTTTGATGAAAAGTAG
- a CDS encoding helix-turn-helix domain-containing protein encodes MNSDQILKKIGSRIKEIREAKGVSQQDLASICNFEKANMSRIEAGRTNFTISTLYKISHALEITISELVNVE; translated from the coding sequence ATGAATTCTGACCAGATACTGAAAAAAATAGGTTCACGCATCAAAGAAATCAGGGAGGCTAAGGGTGTTTCTCAACAAGACCTAGCTTCCATCTGTAACTTTGAAAAAGCCAATATGTCACGTATTGAAGCTGGCCGGACGAATTTTACTATTTCAACTCTCTATAAGATCAGTCATGCATTGGAGATTACGATTTCAGAATTGGTAAATGTTGAATAA
- a CDS encoding tetratricopeptide repeat protein, with translation MKKNLLVVLMLISALSFSQDSIKYVEQGIEETLDLYTKAVKKLENHDIDGAFKDANEIIKSAPNFAKAYGLRGYINYFYKKSPELAIADFTTQLQLNPTNAGAYLYRGYSCEEIGRIDEAKLDYDNAIKFDSENLNSYYRRGICKANLQDFLGAITDYDFILNYKGDRKVEFDQWATVYSDRAYCLAELNRFKEGLLSINEALKLDESLWYSWCIRGEICFKMDEFQKCINDMDRSISIQNQGNAYYYKGLANIKLGKIKDGCADLAKSSEFGLVEAKEAIKKYCN, from the coding sequence ATGAAAAAGAATCTACTGGTAGTTCTAATGTTGATTTCCGCTCTTTCATTTTCACAGGACTCTATAAAATATGTAGAACAGGGTATCGAGGAAACGCTTGATTTATACACCAAAGCGGTGAAGAAACTGGAGAATCATGATATTGATGGTGCTTTTAAAGATGCTAATGAAATAATAAAAAGTGCTCCAAATTTTGCTAAAGCGTATGGTTTAAGAGGTTACATAAATTATTTTTACAAAAAAAGTCCAGAATTAGCCATAGCAGATTTTACTACACAGCTTCAATTAAATCCGACAAATGCAGGAGCTTATCTTTATCGGGGTTATTCTTGTGAAGAGATTGGAAGAATTGATGAAGCAAAGTTGGATTATGACAATGCCATTAAATTTGATAGCGAGAATTTGAACTCATACTACCGACGAGGCATTTGCAAAGCAAATCTTCAAGATTTTTTGGGCGCAATAACCGATTATGATTTCATCTTGAATTATAAAGGCGATCGGAAGGTTGAATTTGATCAATGGGCAACTGTTTATAGCGATAGGGCATACTGCCTGGCCGAGCTTAATCGGTTTAAAGAAGGTCTTTTATCAATCAATGAAGCATTGAAGCTGGATGAATCATTATGGTATAGTTGGTGTATCAGAGGTGAAATCTGCTTTAAAATGGATGAATTTCAAAAATGTATAAATGATATGGATCGTTCTATTTCTATTCAGAATCAAGGTAATGCATACTATTACAAGGGACTCGCTAATATTAAGCTTGGCAAAATAAAAGATGGTTGTGCTGATTTAGCGAAATCAAGTGAATTTGGTTTGGTTGAAGCAAAAGAAGCGATTAAAAAATATTGTAATTAA